Below is a genomic region from Desulfobacter sp..
TGAAAAAAAAATCAAGCGGTTCTCCGTGGAAATCACCCTGGACAATGAAGATGATTCACGGGATGCCATTGTTTCCATCAACGCGGGAGCCGGCGGAACCGACTCCCAGGACTGGACGGAAATGCTGTTCAGGATGTACACCCGGTGGATCGACAAAAAAGGATACAAGTGCCAGATCATTGATTACCAGGTGGGGGATGAAGCCGGGATCAAAGGGGCCACCCTCCATGTGACCGGAGAAAACTGCTTTGGATTCATGAAGGTGGAATCAGGGGTGCACCGGCTGGTGAGGATTTCACCCTTTAATGCCGGGGGAAAGCGTCAGACCTCCTTTGCCGCCGTGTTTGTCTATCCTGAAATCAAAGATGAAATCATCATTGATGTTGATGAGGGGGATTTGCGCATTGATGTATACCGGGCCAGCGGGGCCGGCGGCCAGCATGTGAACAAGACCAGTTCTGCGGTCCGGATCACCCACCTGCCCACAGGGGTGGTGGTCCAATGCCAGCAGGAGCCGTCCCAGCACCGGAACAAAGAAATTGCCATGAAGGTGCTCAAATCAAGGCTCTACCAGCTGGAAAAACAAAAACAGGACAAAAAGATGCAGAACCTCCACGACGGCAAGGATGATATTGCCTGGGGAAGCCAGATCCGTTCCTATGTGCTCCATCCCTACCGCATGGTCAAAGACCATAGAATTGATCTTGAAATCGGAGATGTAGACCGGGTATTGAACGGCGACCTGGACCCCTTTATCGAAGGGGTGCTCTTGTCCGGGTCAAAATAGATGAGGTCAATCTCCCCGGTCAGGCAAGCGGCCCAATCCATAGATCCCTTGACTGTTATCGAGCAATTCTACGACAAAGGCTCTCCTTTGTATCAGCTTTTGGTGGATCACTCAGAAAAGGTGGCCCAAAAAAGCCTTGAGATTGCTCATAACCTTGCCCATCTGGATCCTGACCTGGCCTTTATTGAAACGGCAGCCATGCTCCATGACATCGGTGTTATAAAAACATCCGCCCCTTCCATTGGATGCACAGGAAAATCACCCTATATCTGCCACGGATATCTGGGACGTAACATGCTCGACTCTCTGGGTCTGCCCACGGCCTTTGGCCTTGTTGCCGAGCGCCACACCGGGGCAGGCATCAGCAAAAACAATATTTTACAGGCAAACCTGCCCCTACCTCCCAGGGATATGAAACCTCTGACACTGGAGGAGAAAATCATCTGCTGTGCAGATAAATTCTTTTCCAAAAGCCCAAAAAAGAAAAAGACCCTCATGACCCGGGAAAAAATCATTGACGAGCTTTTCAAGATCAATCCCGGACATGCCCGTCGCTTTTCATCCTGGGCAGAACGATTCAACCTGTAAAAAACCTGCAGATCCCAGAGGACCTGCAGATTTTTCCTAAAACGATATTCTCTTCTGGCCGGAATTAAAAATTAATCTGCCATTTGACGCCTGCGTAAACCGTATCAGCCTCTTCAACACCGTCCTTATCCCTGTCTTTATCAATCCTGCCCACCTCGGGCACAAAAAAGACGCCGGGTGCCAGGGTCACGGTGGACTGTAAATAATAGGCCACCGTATCATCCTTGGCATAATTAAGATGGTCTATTTCCGCAGCCACATATCCATACCCCGCCTCAAAGGAAAACCGCTCATTGAGCATAAATCCGGCGGCAACCATGACACCGTAGGCATCATTATCCTCAAGGGTGCCTGCCACAACCTGGGGATCCCCGTCAGGAGAGCAGTTAAAATCATAGGGCCCCACATTTTGACCCGTCCAGATGTCTCCCCCGAGATAAGCTGAACCCAACCGAACCTGGCCCCCAAGGGCAAGGATATAGGAATCCACATCATAGGTTCTTAAACTTGAGGTGTCAGTCAGCTCATAGGTTTGATACCCCCCTGCAAGCTCAAGATACCCAGATTTCAGGTCAAGCCGGTATTTGGCCTCTATTTTGGGCAGTTTGACCTCCTGACTGCTGTTGGCCAGTCCCAGATCGCCGGTATCCGGCTGGACAGCCGCCACCTTAAAGTTGCCAAAGGTGAGCTGAAGCATGGGCTGACGTTTGGCATCCACGTGGCCGTAAGGATCCATCCCTGCATCCGTTCCATATACCTGGTTGCTCAAGGCAAAATTCAATGGAGAATCCGTCTGTCCGATCAAAAGTTTTCCAGACCCGAAATGCCACTCTCCGTACAAATGCCGAATGTTTGCATTGCCGCCTGACGCACCGTATTCAAACCGGCCCACCAGTTCGTCGCTGACCTTGACATTGGCCCCGATACGGGAATTGCTCTGGAGGCTGTGGCTCAGATTGGTGGAGGATGCACTGCCCGTGTCCACATCCTCATAAAAGGTCTGAACCCTGGCATTTCCGTAAAAATTCCAGTCTGCGGCAAAAGCGGTGCCCGAAGCTAAAATCCAAAGCACCAGGAAAATCCCGCCTATCCCTGTTAATCCCTTCTGTTTCATAATCCCCCCTTGATTTGTTTGTTGGTGAAATTAATATTGGCTCTGTTTTGAAAATGTCTTGTCGTCAATAAAACCGTGAAATTGAACCTCTTTCGATTAGAATCTGTTTTACCCATATCACATCCCCCAAAGATTTTCAGCCTTTTTTCCGGCAAAACTCTTTACCTATAAGAGGGGCTTGTCTGAGTTTTTTTATCTCCAGACAAAAACCGGGGCATTTTAGTCCTTATTTTCATTGATCTTGAATAATCACCCCCTGATTGTTATTGTATAAGGATACCATACCAACCTGGAAGAAAAAAAGCGGAGGAATTAATGGCCAGGGCCATTGAAAACCTGAGAAAATTTGTTGCCCCGGAGATCATTTTCGGCAATGGATCAAGATTTCTGGCAGGGGAATACTGCAAAAAATTTTATATTCAAAGGCCCATGGTTGTGACGGATCAAGGCGTGATTGATGCGGGCTGGGCCGGCCAGGTGAAAAAAAGCCTGCTCGAACACGGCATTGAGCCGGTCATCTTTTCAAAGGTTTCCCCC
It encodes:
- a CDS encoding peptide chain release factor 2, which gives rise to MPKPTNSRSIFDLPVKERRLRELELLIAKQDFWDNADKATSLLKERTAISGLIETCNTIFTEIEDAEVLLELAREASDKEIEQEAGDLLTAIEKKIKRFSVEITLDNEDDSRDAIVSINAGAGGTDSQDWTEMLFRMYTRWIDKKGYKCQIIDYQVGDEAGIKGATLHVTGENCFGFMKVESGVHRLVRISPFNAGGKRQTSFAAVFVYPEIKDEIIIDVDEGDLRIDVYRASGAGGQHVNKTSSAVRITHLPTGVVVQCQQEPSQHRNKEIAMKVLKSRLYQLEKQKQDKKMQNLHDGKDDIAWGSQIRSYVLHPYRMVKDHRIDLEIGDVDRVLNGDLDPFIEGVLLSGSK
- a CDS encoding HDIG domain-containing protein, whose product is MRSISPVRQAAQSIDPLTVIEQFYDKGSPLYQLLVDHSEKVAQKSLEIAHNLAHLDPDLAFIETAAMLHDIGVIKTSAPSIGCTGKSPYICHGYLGRNMLDSLGLPTAFGLVAERHTGAGISKNNILQANLPLPPRDMKPLTLEEKIICCADKFFSKSPKKKKTLMTREKIIDELFKINPGHARRFSSWAERFNL